One segment of Oscillospiraceae bacterium MB08-C2-2 DNA contains the following:
- a CDS encoding 2-dehydro-3-deoxygalactonokinase gives MAQQTIMTIDSGTTNTRVVLWDLNQQMICMQKKEVGVRDTAINGSNQLLKRGVKECIDGVLEQASIGFDDVKTIIASGMITSNMGLVEIPHVVAPAGMDELAAATKAVLLEDVCPKPIWFIPGIKNNSQPVDMQNYEAMDIMRGEETESVYLIERYHEGKPMVLILPGSHTKLVAVNEQGKITGCMTSISGELLSALSFHTIIADAVGRRFVDEEYSKEMTLYGYQNCKKVGISRASFSARILSQFSGKSANSIANYMLGVSLQEDVAAMKNTDALRLDADSTILIAGKNPLRQALVDVLEYDGYYKNIINYSPEEGKPMSALGASLIAGKCNLL, from the coding sequence ATGGCGCAGCAAACGATCATGACCATTGATTCCGGCACAACCAACACCAGAGTTGTGCTGTGGGATTTGAACCAACAGATGATCTGTATGCAGAAAAAAGAGGTAGGCGTTCGGGATACCGCCATTAACGGCAGCAACCAGCTGCTCAAGCGGGGGGTTAAGGAATGCATCGATGGCGTGTTGGAGCAAGCATCCATCGGCTTTGATGATGTCAAGACCATCATTGCCAGCGGCATGATTACCTCCAATATGGGTCTGGTGGAAATCCCCCATGTGGTGGCTCCCGCCGGAATGGACGAGCTGGCCGCAGCAACAAAAGCGGTTTTGCTGGAGGATGTCTGCCCCAAGCCCATCTGGTTTATCCCGGGAATCAAGAACAACAGCCAGCCGGTGGATATGCAAAACTACGAAGCCATGGATATTATGCGTGGTGAGGAGACCGAAAGTGTTTATCTCATTGAGCGGTACCATGAGGGCAAGCCTATGGTACTGATTCTGCCCGGCTCTCATACCAAGCTTGTGGCAGTCAATGAGCAAGGCAAAATCACCGGCTGTATGACCTCTATTTCAGGGGAGCTTCTTTCGGCTCTATCCTTCCATACCATCATTGCCGATGCTGTGGGCAGGCGCTTTGTGGATGAAGAATACAGCAAGGAAATGACCCTGTATGGCTATCAGAACTGCAAGAAAGTGGGTATCAGCCGGGCTTCTTTCTCGGCTAGAATTCTCAGCCAGTTTTCGGGAAAATCCGCCAACAGCATCGCCAATTATATGCTGGGGGTCTCTCTCCAAGAGGATGTGGCGGCTATGAAAAATACAGATGCTCTGCGCCTTGATGCGGATTCCACCATTCTCATAGCGGGGAAAAATCCGCTCAGGCAGGCTCTGGTGGATGTGCTGGAATACGATGGCTATTACAAAAACATCATCAACTACAGCCCGGAGGAAGGCAAACCCATGTCCGCTCTGGGAGCCAGCCTCATTGCGGGAAAATGCAATCTCCTATGA
- a CDS encoding C-terminal binding protein produces MQLKAVITEYEYPDVNIEREIIEKAGFAFEEYQAKTEDELIEATRDAHAVIVQYAEITPRVIEHMQNCKMIVKYGIGINNIHYQAATEKGIYICNIPDYGVEEVANHAVAGIMALARKITISDKTLRGGYWGSGKLEPVRRLSNSTVGIIGCGRIGGTVAQRMKAFGVRVIAWDNRAESLADQNPGVEFVDFETLLKESDYISIHCPLDDNTKYLIDAQAIAKMKPTTFIINTARGPIIRESDLIEALQTGKLAGASLDVFESEPVSQENPLLTMENVIVSPHTAWYSMEGITALHTKAATEAVNVLQGNLPFNLCNPEVLKEHSHSL; encoded by the coding sequence ATGCAATTAAAAGCAGTTATCACCGAATACGAATATCCTGATGTAAACATTGAAAGAGAAATCATTGAAAAAGCCGGTTTTGCTTTTGAAGAATATCAGGCAAAAACCGAGGATGAGCTGATTGAAGCCACCCGGGATGCTCATGCTGTGATCGTGCAGTATGCCGAGATCACCCCTCGGGTTATTGAGCATATGCAAAACTGCAAGATGATTGTCAAATACGGCATTGGTATCAACAACATCCATTACCAAGCCGCAACCGAAAAGGGGATCTACATTTGCAATATTCCTGATTACGGCGTGGAAGAAGTAGCCAATCATGCTGTCGCCGGTATTATGGCTCTGGCCCGCAAAATTACCATATCGGATAAAACTCTGCGTGGGGGTTATTGGGGTTCTGGTAAGCTGGAGCCGGTCCGCCGCCTGAGCAATTCCACTGTGGGCATCATCGGCTGCGGGCGCATTGGTGGAACGGTCGCTCAAAGAATGAAAGCCTTTGGCGTGCGGGTCATTGCATGGGATAACCGGGCTGAAAGCCTTGCGGATCAGAACCCCGGCGTGGAGTTTGTTGATTTTGAAACCCTGCTGAAAGAAAGCGATTATATCTCCATCCACTGTCCCTTGGATGATAACACCAAATATTTGATTGATGCGCAGGCTATTGCCAAAATGAAGCCTACCACTTTTATTATCAATACAGCACGAGGCCCCATTATCCGGGAAAGCGACCTGATTGAAGCCCTGCAAACCGGCAAGCTGGCCGGGGCCAGTCTGGATGTGTTTGAAAGTGAGCCTGTTTCACAGGAGAATCCTTTGCTGACTATGGAAAATGTGATTGTATCACCCCATACCGCTTGGTACAGCATGGAAGGCATCACCGCTCTGCACACCAAAGCAGCCACCGAGGCTGTGAACGTGTTGCAGGGGAACCTGCCGTTTAACCTCTGCAATCCTGAGGTGCTCAAAGAGCACAGCCATTCTCTTTAA